In Silene latifolia isolate original U9 population chromosome X, ASM4854445v1, whole genome shotgun sequence, the following proteins share a genomic window:
- the LOC141623725 gene encoding uncharacterized protein LOC141623725, with protein MYRKWMVLGLLMIVISQLCDGAERRNLGFEEKSEASNSTTFDCSPSASCLPCQYSEKSDDKYRCSETGYRIPFKCTSTADVNSKPQDTHSTQVDGDKISTDPPQRHQYVTYRSCTPDVNQQNLSVLGFEVLVLGLLLVSGSFVFLRRKKTVALAGTGGVRLQSNPRF; from the exons ATGTATCGCAAATGGATGGTATTGGGTTTACTAATGATTGTGATATCACAATTATGTGATGGAGCTGAAAGGAGAAATCTAGGGTTTGAGGAGAAATCCGAAGCTTCTAATTCTACTACTTTTGATTGTTCTCCTTCTGCTTCTTGTCTTCCATGCCAATATTCTGAAAAAAGCGATGACAAATATCGTTGCAGTGAAACTGGATATCGTATACCTTTTAAATGCACTTCAACTGCAGATGTAAACAGCAAACCACAAGATACTCATTCTACACAAGTTGATGGGGACAAGATATCCACAGACCCTCCTCAGCGCCATCAGTACGTCACTTACAGAAGTTGTACACCAGATGTCAATCAACAGAATCTCTCCGTTCTTGGTTTTGAG GTTCTCGTATTGGGTTTGCTGCTTGTTAGTGGATCTTTTGTGTTCCTTCGGCGAAAGAAGACTGTGGCTTTGGCTGGCACTGGCGGTGTTCGACTCCAGAGCAATCCAAGATTTTAG
- the LOC141623726 gene encoding serine/threonine-protein phosphatase PP2A-2 catalytic subunit-like encodes MPSSHGDVDRQIEQLLECKALSEMDVKTLCEQARAILVEEWNVQPVKCPVTVCGDIHGQFYDLIELFRIGGNAPNTNYLFMGDYVDRGYYSVETVSLLVALKVRYRDRITILRGNHESRQITQVYGFYDECLRKYGNANVWKHFTDLFDYLPLTALIESQIFCLHGGLSPSLDTLDNIRALDRIQEVPHEGPMCDLLWSDPDDRCGWGISPRGAGYTFGQDIAANFNHTNGLTLISRAHQLVMEGFNWCQDKNVVTVFSAPNYCYRCGNMAAILEIGENMEQNFLQFDPAPRQIEPDTTRKTPDYFL; translated from the exons ATGCCGTCGTCGCACGGGGATGTAGATCGTCAAATAGAGCAATTATTGGAATGCAAGGCATTATCggagatggatgtgaaaacattGTGTGAACAAGCGAGAGCAATTTTGGTTGAAGAGTGGAATGTTCAACCTGTTAAATGTCCGGTCACCGTCTGTGGTGACATTCATGGTCAATTTTACGATCTTATTGAGTTATTTCGTATTGGTGGAAATGCTCCCAATACTAATTATCTTTTCATGGGTGATTATGTAG ATCGTGGATATTATTCAGTTGAGACTGTCTCCCTTCTGGTTGCCTTGAAGGTTCGATATAGGGACAGGATTACAATCCTTCGAGGAAACCATGAAAGCCGTCAAATAACTCAAGT ATATGGTTTCTATGATGAATGCTTAAGGAAATATGGAAATGCGAATGTCTGGAAACACTTTACTGATCTTTTTGATTATCTACCTCTCACAGCTCTAATTGAGAGTCAG ATATTCTGCTTGCATGGAGGCCTTTCACCTTCTTTGGATACACTGGACAATATCCGTGCCCTTGATCGTATACAAGAG GTTCCGCACGAAGGACCTATGTGTGACTTGTTATGGTCTGATCCTGATGATCGTTGTGGCTGGGGAATTTCACCTCGTGGAGCCGGCTATACTTTTGGGCAGGATATAGCAGCTAACTTCAACCACACTAATGGGCTCACTTTAATTTCTAGAGCCCACCAGCTTGTGATGGAAGGTTTCAATTGGTGTCAG GACAAAAATGTAGTGACGGTTTTTAGCGCTCCCAACTACTGTTACCGGTGTGGGAATATGGCGGCTATTCTTGAGATTGGGGAGAACATGGAACAGAACTTTCTCCAATTTGACCCGGCACCCCGGCAGATTGAGCCTGACACCACTCGGAAGACCCCAGACTATTTTTTGTGA